Proteins encoded together in one Cryptococcus deuterogattii R265 chromosome 13, complete sequence window:
- a CDS encoding 26S proteasome complex subunit DSS1 — MSEHKNLTEKKEEAIAGSSTTNAQLDKKPLPKLGALEDDDEFEDFPATDYGGNIQDALKKAAAGPSDNLWEDNWDDDDVDDDFTKQLRTAIQVRANAAADETMKE; from the exons ATGTCAGAACACAAGAACTTAacggagaaaaaggaagaagctatTGCCGGATCTTCAACTACCAACGCCCAACTGGACAAAAAGCCTTTACCCAAGCTTGGTGCattggaagatgacgatgagttCGAA GATTTCCCTGCCACAG ATTATGGGGGCAACATCCAGGACGCTTTGAAGAAAGCTGCTGCCGGTCCTAGCGATAACTTGTGGGAAGACAATTgggacgatgatgatgtggatgaCGACTTTACAAAACAATTGAG AACGGCCATTCAAGTACGGGCAAATGCGGCAGCGGACGAAACCATGAAGGAGTAG
- a CDS encoding cytochrome c oxidase-assembly factor COX23 mitochondrial: MATQVPPSTNPTPFANRPAPPTKDLEIPEDYKKTFRGRGTVSKFVDPCEAARKASLDCLERAHYNRSECMDFFTAYKECKGNWLAQRKEDRMKGRDTV, from the exons ATGGCCACCCAAGTCCCTCCATCAACCAACCCTACTCCATTCGCTAACCGACCGGCTCCTCCGACGAAGGATCTCGAGATTCCCGAGGACTACAAAAAGACTTTCCGC GGGAGAGGTACTGTTAGCAAG TTCGTCGACCCTTGCGAAGCGGCTAGGAAGGCGTCATTAGACTGCCTCGAAAGGGCGCATTACAATCGGTCAGAG TGTATGGACTTTTTCACCGCATACAAGGAGTGTAAAGGAAATTGG CTTGCGCAACGGAAAGAAGACCGAATGAAAGGAAGGGATACTGTGTGA
- a CDS encoding cytochrome c oxidase subunit 7c: protein MSLLARSTLRAARTLKTPQQVRSVHFENVVDHTLPTDVTNKYFLAAKIITFGVLGFGTPFYAAYWHINKASA from the exons ATGTCCCTCCTCGCTCGATCCACTCTCCGTGCCGCCAGGACCCTCAAGACCCCCCAGCAGGTCCGATCCGTACACTTCGAGAACGTCGTCGACCA CACTCTTCCCACTGACGTTACAAACAAGTACTTCTTGGCGGCTAAGATCATCACCTTTGGTGTCCTCGGCTTCGGAACTCCTTTCTACGCTGCTTACTGGCACAT CAACAAGGCCTCCGCTTAA
- a CDS encoding sister chromatid cohesion protein DCC1, translating to MSNALPEKNVVLRFPPIPKGQEDVQEEIYQLLELPPDLLKQVEALKDKEDGQVFPLTVKGRPSDDATLCTADSTFLLRTVGISNSLLVCLPPSPDRLSYSFTKNEKHRPTLQIRDICHQVLECVPVAPNLERIRTVLRASAWEGMGGGLGKRKREDDNGRKVKRWTKEQLRSVVQASDAELEQGLKERNVIEVDGRMLLLPSVHLKDFLNILLSLLAINSSRLPTTAPSQAIITALEEYDVPPSISVPVLDLFGTVEDGRWTANVKRMVKEVGLGILCAVKKNKKRDEFMSEWQEEVGETWREYTDLKLLEGEYLLSPPPSSALSFASPSPLISYFPLASLPLQPAERFAELFLTRQRWRPEEMAPFLRGLTRDGDSKGRDKLVAKFVRIVKEKDGTWWYPRRSA from the exons ATGAGCAATGCTTTACCAGAAAAGAACGTCGTGTTGAGGTTCCCTCCTATACCAAAAGGGCAGGAAGATGTCCAGGAAGAGATATATCAGCTATTAGAATTACCTCCGGATCTTCTCAAACAGGTGGAAGCGttgaaagacaaagaagatggacaaGTCTTTCC CCTCACGGTAAAAGGCAGACCATCAGATGATGCTACGCTCTGTACTGCCGACTCGACCTTTCTCCTTCGTACAGTGGGTATTTCAAACTCCCTCCTCGTTTGTCTGCCACCATCGCCCGACCGCCTGTCCTACTCATTCACCAAAAATGAAAAACATCGACCTACTCTACAAATACGAGACATATGCCATCAGGTCCTCGAATGTGTACCAGTAGCCCCGAATTTGGAGAGAATTAGGACGGTGCTGAGGGCATCTGCTTGGGAAGGCATGGGGGGTGGgttgggaaagaggaaaagggaggaTGACAATGGGCGAAAAGtgaagagatggacaaAGGAGCAGTTACGGAGTGTAGTACAGGCTAGTGATGCCGAGCTGGAACAAggattgaaggagaggaatgtGATCGAGGTTGACG GTCGCATGCTGTTACTTCCTTCTGTTCATTTAAAAGATTTCCTaaacattcttctttcgctcCTCGCAATCAATTCTTCAAGGTTACCCACCACCGCCCCGTCTCAAGCTATAATCACTGCTCTAGAAGAGTACGATGTTCCGCCTTCTATATCAGTACCCGTCCTCGATCTGTTTGGCACAGTGGAGGACGGAAGGTGGACGGCCAACGTCAAGAGGATGGTCAAGGAAGTAGGCCTGGGCATACTTTGTGCtgtcaagaagaacaagaaacGTGATGAATTTATGTCGGAATggcaagaggaagtagGAGAGACATGGCGTGAATATACAGACCTTAAACTTTTGGAG GGTGAATATCTACTTTCTCCACCCCCATCATCGGCCCTATCATTtgcttccccttcccctctaATCAGCTATTTCCCCCTCGCCTCCCTGCCTCTCCAACCGGCCGAACGGTTCGCCGAACTCTTCCTTACTCGCCAACGATGGCGTCCCGAAGAGATGGCTCCTTTCCTTAGAGGTCTCacgagagatggagatagTAAAGGCAGGGACAAGTTGGTAGCCAAGTTTGTCAGGATagtcaaggagaaggatgggacATGGTGGTATCCTCGTAGGAGCGCGTGA
- a CDS encoding rRNA-processing protein EFG1, whose product MPADNKQRKGAHPYRKPRSANPSDPSSSDKPAWPKPTHRIPATEARDEAGIPGLSKLKSSIRQTKRLLAKENLEPGLRVSTQRRLTSLEADLAAAERRELEKKNGAKYHKVKFFERQKLVRLIRRLNRKLLDSETSSKKRSKHEEELLDARIMLNYVLHFPNTQKYISLFPSNPNQTENEDDDVDSSKPKLKLPALLHPIPSAEECEKMDKPTKRRYDLLLETKKLMEEGKLKNEPETDLKKGQVDGVVVGLGANVEIGLEDKKEAKQNPAQASGEEEDDFFESGDE is encoded by the exons ATGCCTGCTGACAATAAACAACGCAAAGGTGCTCACCCATACCGTAAACCCCGATCAGCCAACCCTTCCgacccttcctcctccgaTAAGCCTGCCTGGCCCAAACCTACGCACAGGATCCCAGCCACAGAAGCACGAGATGAAGCCGGTATCCCCGGATTGAGCAAGCTAAAGTCTAGTATCAGGCAAACAAAACGATTGTTGGCCAAG GAAAATCTCGAACCAGGATTGCGTGTGTCTACTCAAAGAAGGCTGACTAGTTTGGAGGCGGAtttggctgctgctgagaggagagagttggaaaagaagaatggtgCCAAATATCACAAG GTCAAGTTCTTTG AACGTCAAAAGCTTGTTCGATTAATCAGACGACTCAACCGAAAACTCCTAGACTCGGAAACGTCGAGCAAGAAACGATCCAAGCATGAGGAAGAGTTACTTGATGCTAGAATTATGCTTAATTATGTGTTACACTTCCC AAACACTCAAAAATAcatctcccttttccccaGTAACCCAAACCAGACGGAgaacgaagatgacgacgTGGATTCTTCAAAACCCAAGCTCAAACTCCCTGCactccttcatcccatACCATCAGCAGAAGAGTGCGAAAAAATGGACAAGCCCACCAAACGACGATATGACCTCTTGTTGGAGACTAAGAAATTGATGGAGGAGGGCAAGCTGAAGAACGAACCAGAGACAGATCTGAAGAAGGGTCAAGTGGATGGTGTGGTCGTTGGTTTAGGTGCAAATGTGGAGATTGGTttggaagacaagaaggaggccaAGCAAAACCCTGCTCAAGCAtcaggggaagaagaggacgattTCTTCGAGTCTGGCGACGAGTAA
- a CDS encoding mutanase produces the protein MLSLNSLITFLLSAHIVTAHNLDFRHRNRHARRALKRQQQSAAGHWSTYETSTWIPDNPSATAQIAYETVYVTETVWKDGPSPVTPQILTESSPTQSTSGSGSTWTGEVGVDNLVATDHITSSAAPSTSNLVVTLAPSSAEVAIGSSSNIAIFSTATAMTVSLDSSNLKAEIDGLGFTISIGETFSIGFGDGSSPTTTSSAPASTLTTSGDKKVFAHFMVGIVSTYAISDWESDMQLAKSKGIDGFALNIGVDWYSQEQLDLAYQAGASVGFDLFISFDFNWYTVANVSGVAEMLKRYKDQSAQFRVDNKPFVSTFIGDGFDWSSVATEVGEELYAVPFWQPSADNANNAGLSGLFSWDAWPGQLDNVPVNTTMSDIRDIEISATLKLSARLTWLLSLHGSVPTLALRFLIPRIGCSKVRLFGRTGGTKFYGLVAVSILSRS, from the exons ATGCTCTCCCTCAACTCCCTaatcaccttcctcctctcggCTCATATCGTAACTGCCCACAACTTGGATTTTCGTCACAGAAACAGACATGCCAGACGTGCCCTTAAAAGGCAACAGCAGTCAGCTGCTGGTCACTGGTCCACTTACGAAACAAGCACATGGATCC CCGACAACCCTTCAGCAACTGCCCAAATCGCTTATGAGACTGTCTATGTGACAGAAACTGTATGGAAAGACGGACCTTCTCCTGTTACCCCTCAAATCCTTACTGAATCTTCTCCTACCCAATCTACGAGTGGCTCTGGTAGCACCTGGACTGGAGAGGTTGGCGTTGACAATCTCGTCGCAACCGATCACATCACAAGCTCCGCTGCGCCATCTACCTCAAATCTTGTCGTAACGCTAGCCCCATCTTCCGCTGAAGTTGCTATTGGCTCTAGTTCTAACATTGCTATATTTAGCACTGCGACTGCCATGACTGTATCTCTCGACTCTAGTAATCTTAAAGCCGAGATTGATGGTCTTGGCTTTACCATCTCTATAGGTGAAACGTTTTCCATTGGTTTTGGTGATGGTTCCTCCCCGACGACCACATCGTCTGCTCCCGCTTCCACCCTTACCACTTCTGGCGACAAAAAAGTTTTTGCCCACTTTATGGTTGGTATTGTCTCCACGTACGCTATAAGTGACTGGGAGTCGGACATGCAACTCGCCAAGTCTAAAGGCATCGACGGCTTTGCTCTCAACATTGGTGTCGACTGGTATTCACAGGAACAACTCGACCTTGCTTACCAGGCTGGCGCGTCTGTTGGATTTgatcttttcatctctttcgATTTCAATTGGTACACTGTTGCCAATGTCTCTGGTGTGGCAGAAATGCTTAAGCGATACAAGGACCAGTCGGCCCAATTCCGTGTCGATAACAAGCCTTTCGTCTCTACTTTTATTGGTGATGGATTTGACTGGAGCTCGGTGGCAACCgaggttggagaagaattGTACGCCGTGCCATTCTGGCAGCCTAGTGCCGACAATGCCAACAATGCTGGTTTGTCTGGTTTGTTTTCTTG GGATGCGTGGCCTGGACAACTTGACAATGTTCCCGTCAACACGACTATGAGCGATATTCGAGACATTGAGATCTCGGCTACACTGAAGCTGTCGGCAAGACTTACATGGCTCCTGTCTCTTCATGGTTCAGTACCCACTTTGGCGCTGAGGTTTCTTATTCCAAGAATTGGGTGTTCAAAAGTGAGACTCTTTGGAAGGACAGGTGGGACGAAATTTTACGGCTTGGTAGCCGTCTCGATTTTATCGAGA TCGTGA
- a CDS encoding ATP-dependent Clp endopeptidase proteolytic subunit ClpP has protein sequence MSRLAPFRPLASLCSAGPSRISQIPARKFGFSPSSVPGLSGFSDEAANPVVRDSLVPIVVEQTARGERSYDIYSRLLRERVVFLGPVNSQDSTLLTAQLLFLEAEDPKRPIKLYINSPGGVVTSGLAIYDTMQYISPPVHTFCMGQAASMGSLLLAGGEKGHRYALKNSSVMIHQPSGGAQGQASDIALHAKEILRIRAALTDIYAEHCTRPGEERTAALDRFEKALERDYFMTSEEAVDFGIVDKIVTQRGKEVSEEEK, from the exons ATGTCCCGACTCGCTCCGTTCCGACCGCTCGCCTCTCTGTGTTCCGCCGGACCATCAAGAATATCTCAAATCCCTGCTAGGAAATTCGGGTTTTCCCCTTCGTCTGTGCCCGGGCTAAGTGGGTTTTCGGATGAAGCTGCAAATCCCGTTGTCAGGGATTCGCTTGTACCTATAGTGGTTGAGCAGACT gcaagaggagagaggagtTACGATATCTACTCAAGGCTGTTGAGGGAGCGAGTCGTTTTCCTTGGTCCT GTAAATTCTCAAGACTCTACGCTTCTCACTGCCCAATTACTCTTCCTCGAAGCAGAGGACCCCAAGCGTCCCATCAAGCTCTACATCAATTCTCCCGGTGGCGTAGTCACCTCTGGCTTGGCAATTTATGACACTATGCAATACATCTCTCCGCCAGTGCATACTTTCTGTATGGGACAAGCGGCGAGTATGGGGAGTCTGTTATTGGCCGGTGGTGAAAAAGGGCATCGATATGCGCTGAAAAATAGTAGTGTGATGATTCACC AGCCATCTGGAGGTGCGCAAGGTCAAGCGTCCGATATCGCTTTGCATGCCAAAGAGATTCTGCGTATCCGTGCGGCCCTTACCGACATCTACGCTGAGCATTGTACTCGAccgggagaagagaggacTGCTGCATTAGATAGGTTTGAAAAGGCGTTGGAAAGGGACTACTTTATGACTTCCGAGGAAGCTGTAGATTTTGGGATTGTGGACAAGATTGTGACgcaaagagggaaggaggtgtctgaggaagaaaagtaa